The Panicum virgatum strain AP13 chromosome 5K, P.virgatum_v5, whole genome shotgun sequence genome has a window encoding:
- the LOC120707627 gene encoding glutamate synthase 1 [NADH], chloroplastic isoform X2, with translation MSTAQGTALKSAPMGAGRRARRGRPVAAPYRSGWQAYGGVSLEGSGFLGGVQRTEERVAPRAHRAAVREAEVVRPLSKLPDNSIGLYDPSFERDACGVGFVAELSGDYKRETVNDAIEMLERMAHRGACGCEKNTGDGAGIMVALPHDFFKEATKDAGFELPPPGEYGVGMFFMPTDERRREKGKAEFKKVAESLGHVILGWRPVPTDNSDLGESALETEPAIEQVFITKSSRSEAEFEQQLYILRRLSIRSSRAALDIRRGGERDFYMCSLSSRTIVYKGQLKPCQLKGYYYADLGHENFTSYMALVHSRFSTNTFPSWDRAQPMRVLGHNGEINTLKGNKNWMTAREGFLEAEKLGLSKEQLSILLPIVDATSSDSGAFDNVLELLVRGGRSMPEAVMMMIPEAWQNDANMEPEKKALYEFLSALMEPWDGPALISFTDGRYLGATLDRNGLRPGRFYVTHSGRVIMGSEVGVVDVPPEDVLRKGRLNPGMMLLVDFENHTVVDDEALKSQYSKAHPYGEWLKRQKLYLKDIVESVPEADRIPPSICGSSPKNVTKEHVGVNGIMIPLKAFGYTVEALEMLLLPMAKDGVEALGSMGNDTPLAVMSNREKLTFEYFKQMFAQVTNPPIDPIREKIVTSMECMIGPEGDLLETTEKQCNRLALKGPLVSIDEMEAIKKMNYRGWRSKVLDITYPKKSGRKGLEETLDRICAEARKATHQGYTILVLSDRGFSSDRVAASSLLAVGSVHQHLVANHERTRVGLLVESAEPREVHHFCTLVGFGADGICPYLAIEAIWCLQNDGKIPPNGDGQPCSKEELVKKYFYASNYGMMKVLAKMGISTLASYKGAQIFEALGLSSEVIDKCFEGTPSRIEGATFEMLARDALRLHELAFPSRAPPPGSADAKALPNPGDYHWRKNGEVHLNDPLAIGKLQEAARVNSRAAYKEYSKRIQELNKTCNLRGMLKFKDITDKISLDEVEPASEIVKRFCTGAMSYGSISLEAHTALATAMNKLGGKSNTGEGGEQPSRMEPLPDGSMNPKRSAIKQVASGRFGVSSYYLTNADELQIKMAQGAKPGEGGELPGHKVIGDIAVTRHSTAGVGLISPPPHHDIYSIEDLAQLIHDLKNSNPGARISVKLVSEAGVGVVASGVVKGHADHVLISGHDGGTGASRWTGIKNAGLPWELGLAETHQTLVANGLRGRAVLQTDGQLKTGRDVAVACLLGAEEFGFSTAPLITLGCIMMRKCHMNTCPVGIATQDPVLRAKFAGEPEHVINFFFMLAEELREIMANLGFRTITEMVGRSDMLEVDPEVVKSNEKLENIDLSLILKSAAEIRPGAAQYCVEKQDHGLDMALDNKLIDLSRTAIEKQVRVFIETPIRNTNRAVGTMLSHEVTKRYHMNGLPAGTIHVKFTGSAGQSFGAFLCPGITLELEGDSNDYVGKGLSGGKIVVYPPRNSSFSPEDNIVIGNVALYGATKGEAYFNGMAAERFCVRNSGAQAVVEGIGDHGCEYMTGGTVVILGKTGRNFAAGMSGGIAYVYDVDGKFSSRCNNELVDLYPVEEEDDIITLKMMIEQHRRNTESVLARDILSDFSNLLPKFVKVYPRDYKRVLENMKVEKAAAKPAKDPKMANGISVTTKKVQPDQSAGRPTRVTNAKKYRGFISYERESISYRDPKERVKDWKEVAIESTPGPLLNTQSARCMDCGTPFCHQESSGAGCPLGNKIPEFNELVHQNRWREALDRLLETNNFPEFTGRVCPAPCEGSCVLGIIENPVSIKSIECAIIDKGFEEGWMVPRPPLQRTGKKVAIVGSGPSGLAAADQLNKMGHFVTMFERADRIGGLMMYGVPNMKTDKIGIVQRRVNLMAEEGVTFVVNANVGSDPLYSIERLRSENDAVILACGATKPRDLTIPGRELSGVHFAMEFLHANTKSLLDSNLEDGNYISAKGKKVVVIGGGDTGTDCIGTSIRHGCSSLVNLELLTKPPSKRAADNPWPQWPRIFRVDYGHQEAATKFGKDPRTYEVMTKRFIGDENGKVKALEVVRVKWEKVDGRFQLKEIEGSEEIIEADLVLLAMGFLGPEATIADKLGLEKDNRSNFKAQFGDFATSVDGVFAAGDCRRGQSLVVWAITEGRQAAAAVDKYLTTDDENAVGDITPSGAGLVQPVAA, from the exons ATGTCGACGGCGCAAGGGACAGCGTTGAAGTCGGCGCCGATGGGCGCAGGTCGTCGGGCCCGGCGCGGCCGGCCCGTGGCGGCGCCATACCGTTCCGGTTGGCAAGCCTACGGTGGCGTGTCTCTCGAGGGCAGCGGGTTCCTCGGCGGCGTGCAGCGCACCGAGGAGCGCGTAGCGCCGCGGGCTCACCGCGCGGCGGTACGCGAGGCCGAGGTCGTCAGGCCGCTCTCGAAGCTCCCGGACAACAGCATTGGTCTCTACGACCCCTCGTTCGAGCGTGACGCGTGCGGCGTTGGGTTTGTCGCTGAGCTTTCTGGCGATTACAAACGCGAGACT GTCAATGATGCTATTGAGATGCTTGAGAGAATGGCGCACCGGGGAGCCTGTGGTTGTGAGAAGAACACTGGAGATGGTGCAGGCATCATGGTTGCTCTGCCACATGACTTCTTCAAAGAG GCCACAAAGGATGCTGGATTTGAGCTACCCCCACCAGGCGAGTATGGTGTTGGAATGTTCTTCATGCCAACTGATGAAAGGCGTCGTGAGAAGGGCAAAGCTGAGTTTAAGAAG GTTGCAGAATCACTGGGGCATGTTATACTCGGGTGGCGGCCTGTTCCAACTGACAACTCAGACTTGGGTGAATCTGCACTGGAGACCGAGCCAGCCATTGAGCAGGTTTTCATTACCAAGAGTTCCAGATCAGAGGCTGAGTTTGAGCAACAG CTATATATTCTTAGGAGACTCTCCATCAGGTCTAGCCGAGCTGCTCTGGATATACGGCGTGGAGGGGAGAGGGATTTCTACATGTGCTCTCTATCTTCAAG GACTATTGTGTACAAGGGCCAGCTTAAGCCGTGCCAACTTAAGGGGTACTACTATGCAGACCTAGGTCATGAAAACTTCACAagttatatggctctg GTTCACTCAAGATTCTCCACGAACACCTTTCCCAGCTGGGACCGTGCGCAGCCAATGCGTGTTTTAGGCCATAATGGAGAAATCAATACCCTTAAAGGAAACAAGAACTG GATGACAGCACGTGAGGGTTTCTTAGAGGCTGAGAAGCTTGGCTTATCAAAGGAGCAGCTGTCAATACTTCTACCAATTGTGGATGCTACCTCTTCAGACTCAG GTGCATTTGATAACGTTCTTGAGCTTCTTGTCCGTGGCGGGCGAAGCATGCCAGAAgctgtgatgatgatgatccctGAGGCATGGCAGAACGATGCAAATATGGAACCTGAAAAGAAAGCTCTATATGAATTTCTGTCAGCACTTATGGAGCCCTGGGATGGACCTGCTCTAATATCTT TTACTGATGGCCGCTACCTTGGAGCTACCCTGGACCGCAATGGTTTGAGGCCCGGTAGATTTTATGTGACCCACAGTGGACGCGTGATCATGGGTAGTGAAGTTGGTGTTGTTGATGTCCCTCCTGAAGATGTGTTGAGAAAGGGCAGGCTGAACCCTGGAATGATGCTATTGGTTGATTTCGAGAATCACACTGTTGTGGATGATGAAGCTCTGAAATCACAGTACTCTAAAGCTCATCCATATGGTGAATGGCTCAAGAGACAAAAGCTATACCTTAAAGACATTGTGGAATCTGTGCCAGAAGCGGATAGAATTCCTCCAAGCATTTGTGGCTCTTCTCCA AAGAATGTGACCAAGGAGCATGTTGGTGTCAATGGAATTATGATTCCATTGAAGGCCTTTGG GTACACAGTAGAAGCCCTGGAAATGTTGTTGCTGCCAATGGCTAAGGATGGAGTGGAAGCTCTTGGCTCCATGGGAAACGATACACCACTCGCAGTGATGTCAAACAGGGAGAAGCTGACTTTTGAGTACTTCAAGCAGATGTTTGCACAAGTTACAAACCCACCAATTGACCCTATTAGAGAGAAAATCGTAACATCTATGGAGTGTatgattggcccagaaggtgaCTTGCTGGAAACAACCGAAAAACAATGCAACCGCCTTGCCCTTAAAGGTCCTTTGGTTTCTATTGATGAAATGGAGGCTATTAAAAAGATGAATTACCGTGGTTGGCGAAGCAAGGTGCTTGACATAACTTATCCGAAGAAGTCTGGAAGGAAGGGCCTTGAAGAAACTTTGGACAGAATTTGCGCTGAAGCTCGTAAAGCCACACACCAAGGCTACACTATTTTGGTTCTCTCAGATAGAG GATTTTCCTCAGACCGTGTTGCTGCCAGTTCTCTCTTAGCGGTTGGATCTGTACATCAGCACCTTGTTGCAAATCACGAGAGAACACGTGTAGGATTGCTGGTTGAGTCAGCTGAACCTCGTGAAGTGCACCATTTCTGTACCCTGGTTGGATTTGGTGCTGATGGTATATGCCCGTATTTGGCTATTGAAGCAATTTGGTGCTTGCAGAATGATGGGAAGATTCCTCCTAATGGAGATGGGCAACCCTGCTCAAAGGAAGAGCTGGTGAAGAAGTACTTCTATGCTTCTAACTATGGAATGATGAAAGTTCTTGCAAAGATGGGAATATCCACCCTTGCATCCTACAAAGGTGCTCAGATTTTTGAAGCTCTTGGTCTTTCTTCCGAAGTGATTGACAAGTGTTTTGAAGGTACACCTAGCAGAATTGAGGGTGCAACATTTGAAATGCTTGCACGAGATGCTCTTCGTCTTCATGAGTTAGCTTTCCCATCAAGAGCCCCTCCACCTGGCAGTGCAGACGCAAAGGCCCTTCCCAACCCAGGGGACTACCACTGGAGGAAAAATGGTGAAGTTCACCTCAACGACCCACTTGCAATTGGTAAATTACAGGAAGCAGCTAGAGTCAACAGCCGGGCAGCATACAAAGAATATTCAAAGCGAATTCAGGAGCTCAACAAGACCTGCAATCTACGTGGCATGCTGAAATTTAAAGATATCACTGACAAGATATCTTTGGATGAGGTTGAACCTGCAAGTGAAATAGTGAAACGTTTTTGTACTGGAGCAATGAGTTATGGGTCTATTTCATTGGAAGCACATACTGCCCTTGCTACGGCAATGAACAAACTTGGAGGGAAATCAAATACAG GTGAGGGAGGGGAACAGCCATCTCGTATGGAACCACTACCTGATGGTTCAATGAACCCAAAACGAAGTGCAATCAAGCAAGTTGCTAGTGGACGGTTTGGAGTTTCCAGCTATTACCTGACTAATGCAGATGAGCTGCAGATAAAAATGGCCCAG GGTGCCAAGCCTGGTGAAGGTGGCGAGCTTCCAGGTCACAAGGTTATTGGTGACATTGCTGTCACAAGACATTCTACAGCTGGTGTGGGACTCATTAGCCCTCCTCCCCATCATGATATATATTCAATTGAGGATCTTGCACAGCTTATACATGATCTTAAG AATTCAAACCCTGGAGCCCGTATCAGTGTCAAACTAGTCTCGGAGGCTGGAGTTGGAGTTGTTGCTAGTGGTGTTGTAAAAGGGCATGCTGATCATGTTCTTATTTCTGGACATGATGGAGGCACGGGAGCTTCGAGATGGACAGGTATCAAGAATGCTGGACTTCCATGGGAACTTGGATTGGCTGAGACACATCAAACTCTGGTAGCAAATGGGCTTCGCGGTCGTGCTGTTCTGCAAACAGATGGACAGTTAAAGACTGGTAGAGATGTTGctgttgcttgcttgcttggtgCAGAGGAATTTGGTTTCAGCACTGCCCCACTGATCACACTTGGCTGTATTATGATGCGAAAATGCCACATGAACACCTGTCCTGTTGGTATAGCTACTCAAGACCCAGTGCTTCGAGCAAAGTTTGCTGGAGAACCAGAACATGTCATTAACTTTTTCTTCATGCTTGCCGAGGAGCTAAGAGAAATCATGGCGAACCTTGGGTTCCGCACCATCACTGAAATGGTTGGACGCTCTGATATGCTTGAGGTTGATCCAGAAGTGGTGAAGAGCAATGAGAAACTTGAGAACATTGATCTCTCACTGATCTTGAAGTCAGCTGCAGAGATTCGTCCAGGTGCTGCTCAGTACTGTGTTGAGAAGCAAGATCATGGCCTTGACATGGCATTGGATAACAAACTAATAGATTTGTCAAGAACTGCTATTGAAAAGCAGGTTCGTGTTTTCATTGAGACTCCAATCCGGAACACGAATCGAGCAGTTGGAACTATGCTCAGTCATGAAGTCACTAAACGTTATCACATGAATGGGTTGCCTGCTGGTACAATTCATGTGAAGTTCACTGGAAGTGCTGGTCAAAGTTTTGGCGCTTTTCTCTGTCCTGGAATCACTCTTGAATTAGAAGGAGACAGCAATGATTATGTTGGTAAAGGATTATCTGGTGGAAAAATTGTTGTGTACCCGCCAAGGAACAGTTCATTTAGCCCAGAGGACAATATTGTCATTGGTAATGTAGCTCTATATGGTGCTACCAAGGGAGAGGCGTATTTCAATGGTATGGCAGCAGAAAGGTTTTGTGTTCGAAACTCAGGTGCTCAAGCAGTGGTTGAAGGAATTGGAGACCATGGATGCGAGTACATGACTGGAGGTACTGTGGTTATCCTTGGAAAAACAGGACGGAACTTTGCTGCTGGGATGAGTGGAGGCATTGCTTATGTTTATGATGTTGATGGGAAATTCAGTTCTCGCTGCAACAATGAGTTAGTTGACCTATATCCTGTCGAGGAAGAGGATGACATCATCACATTGAAAATGATGATTGAACAACATCGACGCAACACTGAGAGTGTTTTAGCCAGAGACATACTCTCTGACTTTAGTAATCTTCTTCCAAAATTCGTAAAAGTATATCCAAGGGATTATAAGAGGGTTTTGGAAAACATGAAAGTGGAAAAGGCTGCTGCTAAGCCGGCAAAGGATCCTAAGATGGCAAATGGTATTTCTGTGACAACCAAG AAAGTACAACCTGATCAGTCAGCTGGCCGACCAACACGTGTTACCAATGCCAAAAAGTACCGGGGTTTTATTTCATATGAGCGAGAGAGTATTTCTTACCGAGATCCAAAAGAGCGTGTTAAAGATTGGAAGGAAGTTGCGATTGAGTCAACACCAGGCCCGCTATTGAACACACAATCTGCTCGCTGTATGGATTGTGGCACTCCTTTCTGTCATCAG GAAAGCTCAGGTGCTGGCTGTCCTCTTGGAAATAAGATCCCAGAGTTCAATGAATTAGTTCACCAGAATAGATGGCGTGAAGCATTGGATCGATTATTAGAGACAAACAATTTCCCAGAATTTACTGGACGAGTTTGCCCTGCTCCTTGCGAGGGGTCATGTGTTCTTGGGATCATTGAAAATCCAGTGTCTATCAAAAGCATAGAATGCGCAATCATTGACAAAGGTTTTGAAGAGGGATGGATGGTGCCGCGGCCTCCACTTCAAAGAACAGG AAAGAAGGTGGCCATTGTTGGTAGTGGACCATCTGGTTTGGCTGCCGCGGATCAACTTAACAAAATGGGCCATTTTGTAACTATGTTTGAGCGTGCAGACCGTATTGGAGGTTTAATGATGTATGGTGTACCAAACATGAAGACAGACAAGATCGGCATTGTTCAACGCCGTGTTAATTTAATGGCTGAAGAGGGTGTCACTTTTGTGGTGAATGCCAATGTGGGTAGTGATCCTTTATACTCAATTGAACGTCTACGTTCTGAGAATGATGCAGTTATTTTGGCTTGTGGAGCAACAAAACCAAG GGATCTCACCATTCCTGGTCGTGAGCTATCAGGAGTTCATTTTGCAATGGAATTTCTCCATGCAAATACCAAAAGTTTACTCGACAGCAACCTTGAGGATGGTAATTACATATCTGCCAAGGGGAAAAAAGTGGTGGTTATTGGTGGAGGTGATACAGGCACAGATTGCATTGGTACATCTATTAGGCATGGTTGCAGCAGTCTTGTAAATCTTGAACTTCTGACTAAACCACCGAGCAAGAGAGCTGCTGATAACCCGTGGCCTCAG TGGCCAAGAATTTTCCGTGTTGACTATGGGCATCAAGAAGCTGCTACCAAATTCGGGAAGGATCCAAGAACTTATGAAGTTATGACAAAGCGTTTTATTGGCGATGAAAATGGCAAGGTGAAGGCCCTTGAGGTAGTGCGTGTGAAGTGGGAGAAAGTAGATGGAAGATTTCAACTCAAGGAGATTGAAGGATCAGAAGAAATCATCGAGGCTGATCTTGTCCTCCTAGCTATGGGATTCCTGGGTCCTGAAGCG ACTATCGCTGACAAACTGGGTCTGGAGAAGGACAACAGATCAAACTTCAAAGCCCAGTTTGGAGACTTCGCCACCAGCGTTGATGGCGTTTTCGCAGCTGGGGACTGCAGACGTGGACAATCACTGGTGGTTTGGGCCATCACAGAGGGGCGGCAGGCTGCTGCAGCGGTGGATAAGTACTTGACAACGGACGATGAGAATGCTGTAGGCGATATCACCCCTTCCGGGGCAGGTCTCGTTCAGCCGGTTGCCGCATAA